The Opitutales bacterium ASA1 genome window below encodes:
- a CDS encoding thioredoxin domain-containing protein, which translates to MSSGSARNRLSEASSPYLLQHADNPVHWQEWGDEAFARARAEDKPVFLSIGYSTCHWCHVMAHESFENDELAALLNEHFVPIKLDREERPDIDRVYMTFVQATTGHGGWPMSVWLTPDRLPFYGGTYFPPSDRQGRPGFGTILRALARVWREDRARVLSQGEHSFGVLRHYAGRSTESAAGEELDGGAIEQAFGVFWESFDETHGGFGGAPKFPRPAVAQFLLRVHDAAHRQGNAEMRDAARKLAETTLRRMIAGGIHDHLGGGFHRYSVDAFWHIPHFEKMLYDQGQIVCNLVEAWQVSRDRVFEEAIRDTLAYVRRDLSSPDGAFYAAEDADSLRPGGDGHEHGEGAFYVWTAGEIRGVLGSETAELFAAAYGVEERGNAPEGSDPLGEFVDLNTLIVRHDAAALSERFGRSVDDVRATLAEARARLFAVREKRPRPHRDEKIVAAWNGLMISAFARAGAALGDVALVAAAVRAAAFVRDRMWNPDTKVLLRSRTGERTGSAGFAEDYACVVQAALDLYEATLEIRWLQWAEQVQRAMDDRFGDESGGGYFSSSGEDPSVLVRMKEDHDGAEPAPSSLAALNLLRLGRMLHDDALLVRAERTLRAFAGSWKQTPQAMPAMLSALIDRLQPPRQIVLAGAPTDERFVALLAVVRERFLPGAVLLAADGSEGQAWLAERAPWLRGMGLVDGKPAAYVCEDFACQLPVTEPDALRERLASGLR; encoded by the coding sequence ATGTCTTCCGGCTCTGCACGCAATCGACTTTCCGAGGCCAGCTCGCCTTACCTGCTGCAACACGCGGACAATCCCGTGCATTGGCAGGAGTGGGGCGACGAGGCGTTTGCCCGCGCCCGGGCCGAGGACAAGCCGGTGTTTCTCTCCATCGGGTATTCGACCTGTCACTGGTGCCACGTCATGGCGCACGAGTCCTTCGAAAACGATGAACTCGCCGCCCTGCTCAACGAACACTTCGTCCCGATCAAGCTCGATCGCGAGGAGCGCCCCGACATCGACCGGGTCTACATGACCTTCGTGCAGGCGACGACCGGTCACGGCGGCTGGCCGATGAGCGTGTGGCTCACCCCGGACCGGCTGCCGTTCTACGGCGGGACCTATTTTCCGCCGTCGGATCGGCAGGGGCGACCGGGTTTCGGCACCATACTCCGTGCGCTCGCCCGCGTGTGGCGCGAAGACCGTGCGCGCGTGCTCTCGCAGGGCGAGCACTCGTTCGGCGTGCTGCGGCACTACGCGGGACGCTCGACCGAGTCCGCGGCGGGTGAGGAACTGGACGGAGGTGCGATCGAGCAGGCCTTCGGCGTCTTCTGGGAGAGTTTCGACGAGACGCACGGAGGCTTCGGCGGTGCACCGAAGTTTCCGCGTCCGGCGGTGGCGCAGTTTCTCCTGCGCGTGCACGACGCCGCGCACCGCCAAGGCAACGCGGAGATGCGCGACGCGGCGCGCAAACTCGCGGAGACGACGCTCCGCCGCATGATCGCGGGCGGCATCCACGATCATCTCGGCGGCGGTTTCCACCGCTACTCCGTCGACGCCTTCTGGCACATCCCGCATTTCGAGAAGATGCTCTACGATCAGGGCCAGATCGTGTGCAACCTCGTCGAGGCGTGGCAGGTCTCGCGCGACCGCGTATTCGAAGAGGCGATACGCGACACCCTCGCCTACGTGCGTCGCGACCTATCCTCGCCGGACGGTGCGTTCTACGCGGCCGAGGACGCCGACAGCCTGCGCCCCGGCGGCGACGGCCACGAGCACGGCGAAGGTGCGTTCTACGTCTGGACCGCGGGCGAGATCCGCGGTGTGCTCGGCTCGGAGACGGCCGAGCTCTTCGCCGCGGCCTACGGCGTGGAGGAACGGGGCAACGCGCCCGAGGGCTCCGATCCGCTGGGCGAGTTCGTCGACCTCAACACTCTGATCGTCCGTCACGACGCGGCGGCGTTGTCCGAGCGCTTCGGTCGGTCGGTCGACGACGTGCGCGCCACCCTCGCGGAAGCGCGTGCACGGCTCTTCGCCGTGCGGGAGAAACGCCCACGCCCGCACCGCGACGAGAAGATCGTGGCCGCGTGGAACGGGCTGATGATCTCCGCCTTCGCGCGCGCCGGAGCCGCTCTCGGCGACGTGGCGCTCGTCGCCGCCGCGGTGCGCGCGGCGGCCTTCGTGCGCGATCGTATGTGGAATCCGGATACGAAAGTGCTCCTGCGCAGCCGCACCGGCGAGCGCACCGGATCGGCGGGATTCGCCGAGGACTACGCGTGCGTCGTGCAGGCGGCGCTCGATCTCTACGAGGCCACGCTCGAGATCCGCTGGTTGCAATGGGCCGAGCAGGTGCAGCGTGCGATGGACGATCGCTTCGGCGACGAGTCCGGCGGCGGTTACTTCTCCTCCTCCGGCGAGGACCCGAGCGTGCTCGTGCGCATGAAGGAAGATCACGACGGCGCCGAGCCGGCACCGAGTTCCCTGGCGGCGCTCAATCTCCTGCGGCTCGGCCGGATGTTGCACGACGATGCCCTGCTCGTGCGGGCGGAGCGCACCTTGCGGGCGTTTGCCGGCTCTTGGAAGCAGACGCCGCAGGCGATGCCGGCGATGTTGTCGGCGTTGATCGACCGACTGCAACCGCCGCGACAGATCGTGCTCGCGGGCGCGCCCACGGACGAGCGTTTCGTCGCCCTGCTCGCGGTCGTGCGCGAGCGTTTCCTCCCGGGAGCCGTGCTGCTCGCGGCCGATGGGAGCGAAGGACAGGCGTGGCTCGCGGAGCGTGCGCCCTGGTTGCGCGGCATGGGGCTCGTGGACGGAAAGCCGGCCGCCTACGTGTGCGAAGACTTCGCGTGCCAGTTGCCGGTCACGGAGCCGGACGCGCTCCGCGAGAGGCTCGCTTCCGGGTTGCGGTGA
- the queC gene encoding 7-cyano-7-deazaguanine synthase QueC, with protein sequence MQPPEKVVVLCSGGMDSVAALHEARALGHEIRMVLSFHYGSKHNDRELPFAAHHARALGVRHEIVRLDFVDRLFSSALLASGAEIPEGHYEEENMKQTVVPFRNGIMLSIAAGVAESAEATGVVIAAHSGDHAIYPDCREPFMLAMGDAIRLGTYASVRVLRPFIAMTKGEIAARGASLGVDFAQTWSCYKGGELHCGLCGTCVERREAFQLAGLPDPTRYADLAPLPPRPGV encoded by the coding sequence ATGCAACCACCCGAGAAAGTCGTCGTCCTGTGCAGCGGAGGCATGGACTCCGTCGCCGCGCTCCACGAAGCGCGCGCGCTCGGACACGAGATCCGGATGGTGCTGAGTTTTCACTACGGTTCGAAACACAACGATCGCGAACTCCCTTTCGCCGCCCACCACGCGCGCGCGCTCGGCGTACGCCACGAGATCGTGCGGCTCGACTTCGTGGACCGGCTCTTCTCTTCCGCCCTGCTCGCTTCCGGCGCGGAGATCCCCGAGGGCCACTACGAAGAGGAGAACATGAAGCAGACCGTGGTTCCGTTTCGCAACGGCATCATGCTCTCCATCGCCGCCGGCGTGGCCGAGAGTGCGGAGGCGACCGGCGTGGTCATCGCCGCGCACTCCGGCGACCACGCGATCTACCCGGACTGCCGCGAACCGTTCATGCTCGCGATGGGCGACGCCATCCGGCTCGGCACCTATGCGAGCGTGCGCGTGTTGCGCCCCTTCATCGCCATGACCAAGGGCGAGATCGCCGCCCGCGGCGCCTCACTCGGCGTCGACTTCGCGCAGACGTGGTCCTGCTACAAAGGCGGCGAACTCCACTGCGGCCTCTGTGGCACCTGCGTGGAGCGACGCGAGGCGTTCCAACTCGCCGGTCTCCCAGATCCCACGCGCTACGCCGATCTCGCGCCGTTGCCACCGCGGCCCGGCGTGTAA
- a CDS encoding 7-carboxy-7-deazaguanine synthase QueE, translating into MRVSEIFHSIQGEGSLTGVPSVFVRTSGCNLRCTWCDTPYASWKPEGPEMSVESIVAEVLRHGSRHVVLTGGEPMIAPGIRDLAAALRAEGRHITIETAGTVPPDGIACDLASLSPKLANSTPADDDPRASGWRERHERLRLRPAIVRAWIEAMRGSGGDFQLKFVVAAPDDLAEIEELLTSIEADLKPAQVFLMPEGTSMEALRSRGSWLVDTCLQRGFRYAHRLHIELFGNKRGT; encoded by the coding sequence ATGCGCGTTTCCGAAATCTTTCACTCCATCCAAGGCGAAGGCTCGCTCACCGGCGTGCCTTCGGTCTTCGTCCGCACGAGCGGGTGCAATCTCCGCTGCACGTGGTGCGACACGCCTTACGCTTCGTGGAAACCCGAGGGCCCGGAGATGTCGGTCGAATCCATCGTCGCCGAAGTGCTACGACACGGCTCGCGCCACGTGGTCCTCACCGGCGGAGAGCCGATGATCGCGCCCGGCATCCGCGATCTCGCCGCGGCGCTCCGTGCCGAGGGCCGACACATCACGATCGAAACCGCCGGCACCGTCCCGCCCGACGGCATCGCGTGCGACCTCGCCTCGCTGAGCCCCAAGCTGGCCAACTCCACTCCGGCCGACGACGACCCGCGCGCCTCGGGCTGGCGCGAGCGCCACGAGCGTCTGCGCCTCCGACCCGCGATCGTGCGCGCGTGGATAGAAGCGATGCGCGGCTCCGGTGGTGATTTCCAACTGAAGTTCGTCGTCGCCGCGCCGGACGACCTCGCAGAGATCGAGGAACTGCTCACCTCGATAGAAGCCGATCTGAAGCCCGCGCAGGTTTTCCTGATGCCGGAAGGTACCTCGATGGAAGCCTTGCGCTCGCGCGGTTCGTGGCTCGTGGACACATGCCTGCAACGCGGCTTCCGCTACGCCCACCGCCTCCACATCGAACTCTTCGGGAACAAGCGCGGCACCTGA